One Gelria sp. Kuro-4 DNA segment encodes these proteins:
- a CDS encoding carbon starvation protein A: MTTLPIMLLALCVGYFNFNIWGKHLEKTIAQPDDSRPTPAHYKRDDVDFAPQNKVVLLGSHWPAIAGAGPITGPAFAALWGWLPGVVYLLVGSAILGTVHDYFAIMGSVRFGGETFGEYTQHILGSRARAIIQIFAFVYMIGASAAFINTAAGSFAGIPQAVPCAIISVPVAVITGYLLYKKKVNPVPVTIVAIAIIVGSIYYGFKMPPISIGLTTWRIILLIYVLFASGLPVWALLVPRGYLNLYILMAGLILGIISLLKSNLPLVLPAVYGFKSMLGMPLWPMMFVFLGCGAISGGHALLGTGPTSKQIDKETDVRFVAVGAFALELLIAITALLCMAAGTDSNFLVETMRTTGPAPVFGKGFGTVVNAAFSAIPAELGTVIAMVWFNAFVMTTAESLPRTGRCIFQEIMPDKPQYSWFKSVVGATICSTIIIALLTFSSTVLEALGNWLLADHLLGGAVLMILSTLILAWRGNPKLAFIPGCALWFTTVVGGLYQVNGYISTGKWSIAIFSIVYILLSVLVFAEVVKGLKDSNAIIERVQQQTSSFTA, encoded by the coding sequence ATGACGACACTGCCTATAATGCTGCTTGCTCTATGTGTTGGCTATTTCAACTTTAATATCTGGGGTAAGCATTTAGAAAAAACGATTGCGCAGCCTGATGATTCACGTCCCACACCTGCACATTACAAACGTGATGATGTTGACTTTGCGCCCCAGAATAAAGTTGTACTTCTTGGATCTCATTGGCCGGCCATCGCGGGGGCTGGACCTATTACCGGTCCTGCTTTTGCGGCTCTTTGGGGTTGGTTGCCTGGTGTAGTTTATTTGTTGGTAGGAAGTGCTATCCTGGGTACGGTGCACGACTATTTTGCCATAATGGGATCTGTCCGGTTTGGAGGTGAAACATTTGGTGAATATACTCAGCACATTTTAGGATCCCGTGCCCGTGCTATCATCCAGATATTTGCTTTTGTATACATGATTGGCGCATCGGCTGCCTTTATAAACACAGCAGCCGGGAGTTTTGCAGGTATTCCACAGGCAGTGCCTTGTGCGATAATATCAGTACCTGTTGCCGTGATAACTGGATACCTTCTTTACAAGAAAAAGGTTAATCCTGTACCGGTTACCATTGTCGCCATAGCTATAATCGTTGGTTCCATTTATTATGGTTTTAAAATGCCTCCTATATCTATAGGTTTAACTACCTGGCGCATAATCCTCTTGATCTATGTTCTTTTCGCAAGCGGTCTTCCAGTTTGGGCCCTTTTGGTTCCTCGCGGTTACCTGAATCTGTATATTCTAATGGCGGGCCTTATTCTAGGCATCATTTCGTTGCTTAAGAGTAACCTGCCTCTTGTTTTGCCTGCGGTCTACGGGTTTAAAAGTATGCTCGGTATGCCGCTTTGGCCTATGATGTTTGTTTTCCTGGGCTGCGGTGCCATTTCAGGCGGGCATGCTTTATTAGGAACCGGCCCTACATCAAAGCAGATCGATAAGGAAACTGATGTGAGGTTTGTCGCCGTAGGTGCCTTTGCGCTGGAACTACTCATAGCAATAACGGCGTTGTTGTGTATGGCTGCCGGCACCGACAGTAACTTTTTAGTGGAAACAATGAGAACGACAGGCCCAGCGCCGGTGTTTGGTAAGGGGTTTGGCACGGTAGTAAACGCTGCTTTTTCAGCCATTCCAGCCGAACTTGGAACCGTGATTGCCATGGTGTGGTTCAATGCCTTTGTTATGACAACTGCCGAATCATTACCTAGAACAGGAAGATGTATCTTTCAGGAGATTATGCCTGATAAGCCGCAATACAGCTGGTTCAAATCCGTGGTCGGAGCAACAATATGTAGCACAATTATTATTGCCCTACTTACTTTTTCCTCTACTGTGTTAGAGGCGTTAGGTAATTGGTTGCTAGCCGATCATTTGCTTGGTGGAGCCGTATTAATGATTCTATCGACCCTTATTTTAGCTTGGCGTGGCAATCCCAAACTTGCGTTTATTCCAGGGTGTGCACTGTGGTTTACAACTGTAGTTGGCGGTTTGTATCAAGTAAATGGTTATATTTCAACAGGAAAATGGTCGATCGCGATATTCAGTATTGTATATATCCTCCTTTCGGTGCTTGTATTTGCTGAAGTGGTAAAGGGGCTCAAGGATTCTAACGCCATAATAGAAAGAGTGCAGCAACAAACATCATCTTTTACAGCATGA
- a CDS encoding ABC transporter ATP-binding protein has product MKSLLKVEARGIKKTYGNLPTLGDVSLTLAEGEFVAVVGPSGCGKSTLFNIISGLHLPDAGTVHIDGEDYTGRTGRVSYMHQKDLLLPWRTILDNVCLPLVVKGLNWRQARAQAAPYFPDFGLAGFERHYPAQLSGGMRQRAALLRTYLFASDIMLLDEPFGALDALTRRKMQLWLLSTLERYQTSVLLITHDVEEALLLSDRVYVLSARPARVKLELKVDLPRPRSEETVMAPGFIALKRRLLAIL; this is encoded by the coding sequence GTGAAGAGTTTGCTGAAAGTGGAAGCACGGGGCATCAAGAAAACGTACGGCAACCTGCCGACCCTGGGCGACGTGAGCCTTACCCTGGCGGAGGGGGAATTCGTTGCCGTCGTAGGGCCCAGCGGCTGCGGCAAAAGCACCCTCTTTAACATCATCTCCGGGCTCCACCTGCCGGACGCCGGCACGGTGCACATCGACGGGGAGGACTACACGGGGCGTACCGGCCGGGTGAGTTACATGCACCAGAAGGACCTGCTCCTTCCCTGGCGGACCATCCTGGACAATGTCTGCCTGCCGCTGGTGGTTAAGGGATTAAACTGGCGGCAGGCGCGCGCCCAGGCCGCCCCTTATTTTCCCGACTTTGGTCTGGCCGGGTTCGAGCGCCACTACCCGGCCCAGCTCTCCGGGGGCATGCGGCAGCGGGCGGCGCTCCTTCGGACCTACCTCTTCGCCAGCGACATCATGCTGCTCGATGAACCCTTCGGGGCCCTGGATGCCCTCACCCGGCGCAAGATGCAGCTTTGGCTGCTCTCCACCCTGGAGCGGTACCAGACCTCGGTGCTCCTCATAACCCACGACGTCGAGGAGGCGCTCCTTCTCTCCGACCGGGTGTACGTACTGAGTGCGCGGCCGGCGCGGGTGAAGCTGGAGCTTAAGGTGGACCTGCCGCGCCCGCGCTCAGAAGAGACGGTGATGGCGCCGGGTTTCATCGCGCTTAAGCGCCGGCTGCTCGCAATCTTGTAA
- a CDS encoding 3-methyl-2-oxobutanoate dehydrogenase subunit VorB — MSEKLLMKGNEALGEAAIQAGCRLYFAYPITPQSELPEYLAKRMPQVGGVFLQAESEVAAINMVYGAAGAGARVMTSSSSPGISLKQEGLSYIAGAELPCVVVNMSRGGPGLGSIQPSQSDYFQATKGGGHGDYRLLVLAPASVQEVVDLTILAFDLADKYRNPVMIMGDGLLGQMMEPVAFPAEEKRELPPKPWATTGWKKDRPKNIINSLELQPERLEMHNRRLQEKYARAAAEEVRWEGYRTDDAAIVVAAFGTVARIARSAVDAAREKGIKAGLFRPITLWPYPSAALAELADTAQAFLSVEMNCGQMVEDVRLAVNGKRPVYFYGRSGGIVPTPEEVLAEIEKAVNGRCEA, encoded by the coding sequence GTGAGCGAAAAGCTGCTCATGAAGGGTAATGAAGCCTTGGGCGAGGCGGCCATTCAGGCCGGCTGCCGTCTTTACTTCGCCTACCCGATAACACCCCAGAGCGAACTCCCGGAGTATCTGGCCAAGCGGATGCCGCAGGTGGGAGGCGTCTTCCTTCAGGCGGAATCCGAAGTCGCCGCCATCAACATGGTCTACGGCGCTGCCGGTGCAGGAGCACGAGTGATGACCTCTTCCTCTAGCCCCGGCATCAGCCTGAAGCAGGAAGGCCTCTCCTACATCGCCGGGGCCGAGCTTCCGTGCGTCGTGGTGAACATGTCGCGCGGCGGACCCGGCCTGGGCAGCATTCAGCCTTCACAATCCGATTACTTTCAAGCCACCAAGGGCGGCGGCCACGGCGACTATCGTTTACTGGTCCTGGCTCCGGCGTCGGTCCAAGAGGTGGTGGATCTCACCATCCTGGCCTTTGATCTGGCCGACAAGTATCGCAACCCGGTAATGATCATGGGCGACGGCCTGCTGGGCCAGATGATGGAGCCTGTGGCGTTCCCGGCGGAGGAGAAGCGGGAACTGCCGCCCAAGCCCTGGGCCACCACCGGCTGGAAAAAAGATAGGCCCAAAAACATCATCAACTCCCTGGAGCTGCAGCCCGAGCGCCTCGAGATGCATAACCGCCGCCTGCAAGAAAAGTACGCGCGCGCAGCGGCGGAAGAAGTGCGCTGGGAAGGGTACCGGACCGATGATGCCGCTATTGTGGTCGCCGCCTTCGGCACCGTAGCCCGCATCGCCCGCAGCGCCGTGGATGCGGCGCGGGAAAAGGGGATTAAGGCCGGCCTTTTCCGCCCCATCACCCTGTGGCCGTACCCCAGTGCGGCGCTGGCCGAACTCGCCGACACAGCTCAGGCTTTCCTCAGCGTGGAGATGAACTGCGGCCAAATGGTAGAGGATGTACGGCTGGCCGTGAACGGCAAGCGGCCGGTTTACTTCTACGGCCGCTCTGGGGGTATTGTCCCGACCCCGGAAGAAGTTCTGGCGGAAATCGAAAAGGCGGTAAATGGGAGGTGTGAGGCATGA
- a CDS encoding ABC transporter substrate-binding protein, producing the protein MKRLIALSLLLALIPALLGGCSAQTGDKAVPPTPPATQEPVKATVLLDWTPNTNHTGLYVARDKDYYKEQGLDVSIVGPLEGGVAQLVAAGKADFGVSYQEEVTNARVAGIPVKAIAAVIQHNTSGFASPVEKGIKTPKDFEGRKYGGWGSPMEEAMLKALMDKHGADFRKVEMVNIGSADFFTTVKKDVDFEWIYWGWTGIEAEQRGIKLNFIKLIDEDPALDYYTPVLIASEKTLSERPELVKKFLKATSQGYEYAIAHPEEAANILTSAVPELNKDLVLASQKYLAQEYRADAPRWGEMKESVWKNYADWMYDRRVIEKNIDPKAAFTNEFLPAK; encoded by the coding sequence GTGAAACGACTGATTGCCCTATCCCTGCTCCTGGCACTCATACCTGCCCTGCTGGGCGGCTGCAGTGCTCAAACGGGGGACAAGGCGGTGCCGCCGACCCCTCCAGCGACCCAGGAGCCCGTCAAGGCGACGGTGCTGCTCGACTGGACGCCCAATACCAACCACACCGGGCTTTATGTGGCACGGGACAAGGACTATTACAAGGAGCAGGGCTTGGATGTCAGCATCGTCGGGCCGCTGGAGGGCGGTGTGGCCCAGCTGGTGGCCGCCGGCAAGGCGGACTTCGGCGTTAGCTACCAGGAAGAGGTGACCAACGCGCGCGTGGCCGGCATCCCGGTGAAGGCCATCGCGGCGGTCATCCAGCACAACACCTCCGGTTTCGCTTCGCCGGTGGAAAAGGGAATCAAAACCCCCAAGGACTTTGAGGGCCGCAAGTACGGCGGCTGGGGTTCGCCCATGGAAGAGGCCATGCTCAAGGCCCTCATGGATAAACACGGCGCCGACTTCAGGAAAGTAGAAATGGTCAACATCGGCTCGGCCGACTTTTTCACCACCGTGAAAAAGGACGTGGACTTCGAATGGATCTACTGGGGTTGGACCGGCATTGAGGCCGAGCAAAGGGGTATCAAGCTCAATTTCATCAAGCTGATCGATGAAGACCCGGCCCTCGACTACTACACCCCGGTCCTTATTGCCAGTGAAAAGACCCTCAGCGAAAGACCGGAACTCGTGAAAAAGTTCCTTAAAGCCACCAGCCAGGGCTACGAATACGCCATCGCGCACCCGGAAGAGGCGGCGAACATTCTCACCAGCGCTGTACCGGAACTGAACAAGGACCTGGTGCTGGCCAGCCAGAAGTACCTGGCCCAGGAGTACCGGGCCGATGCGCCGCGCTGGGGTGAAATGAAAGAGAGTGTGTGGAAAAACTACGCCGACTGGATGTACGACCGCCGAGTGATCGAAAAGAACATCGATCCCAAGGCGGCCTTCACCAACGAGTTTTTGCCTGCGAAGTAG
- a CDS encoding 4Fe-4S binding protein: MARGKVVFNGDRCKGCGLCTTVCPAKILAMSDKINKLGYHPAEALDPDKCTGCATCARMCPDCVIEVYRE; the protein is encoded by the coding sequence ATGGCTCGTGGAAAAGTGGTGTTCAATGGGGATCGGTGTAAAGGCTGCGGACTTTGCACCACAGTATGCCCTGCAAAAATCCTAGCTATGAGTGACAAAATCAATAAGCTGGGCTACCACCCAGCCGAAGCTCTGGATCCGGACAAATGCACTGGTTGCGCCACTTGCGCCCGCATGTGCCCTGATTGTGTCATTGAAGTCTATCGCGAGTAG
- a CDS encoding helix-turn-helix domain-containing protein, translating to MEDIGARLKRIRKKKGFSLRGLGKAAHVSHSFIADIESGRSKTSLDTLNSLAKALDVSILELTGGEKPPVTNTGDDSYFCVREHNDYEGWSVSNRTIDPELIALWNDLVCREDLQAMLKQIRNYEPETVRKLIETIGLIEKTGKH from the coding sequence ATGGAGGATATAGGGGCCAGGCTTAAGCGGATCCGCAAGAAAAAGGGCTTTTCCCTGCGCGGTTTGGGAAAAGCCGCTCATGTGTCCCATTCTTTTATCGCCGACATTGAGTCTGGACGAAGTAAAACGTCTTTGGATACGTTAAATTCGCTGGCAAAGGCATTAGATGTCTCTATACTGGAGCTTACAGGTGGTGAGAAACCACCTGTCACAAATACAGGAGATGACAGTTATTTTTGTGTCCGGGAACATAATGATTATGAGGGTTGGTCCGTATCGAACCGGACCATTGACCCAGAGCTGATTGCATTGTGGAACGACCTCGTGTGCCGCGAGGATTTGCAGGCCATGCTGAAGCAAATACGGAATTACGAACCGGAAACAGTGCGCAAGCTGATAGAGACCATTGGTTTGATTGAAAAAACTGGCAAACATTGA
- a CDS encoding DUF3800 domain-containing protein: MEYIIYCDESIKQGKYYSNFYGGTLVSSEWLTEVRSALQSKKEGLGLQEIKWAKTSAAYLDKYIEMMALFFDFIAAGKIKVRIMFTHNIYQPKNLTREQLQESYFKLYYQFLKHAFGLRYSNPGRDPIYLRLYFDKFPDTKEKADKFKEFVYGLQHLKEFREAHLLIRREDIAEVDSKDHVILQCTDIVLGSMQFRLNDLHKEKPKGQRRRAAKTIAKEKLYKYINKRIRQIHPGFNIGVSTGTPNGVTDRWHHPYRHWEFIPENHEVDHTKSKHKQEGPIAPT; encoded by the coding sequence TTGGAGTACATTATTTACTGTGATGAATCAATAAAGCAAGGCAAGTACTACAGCAACTTCTACGGAGGCACATTAGTATCTTCGGAATGGCTCACAGAAGTCCGTTCTGCGTTGCAGTCCAAGAAGGAAGGCCTGGGGCTGCAGGAAATCAAGTGGGCTAAGACTTCAGCGGCTTATTTAGACAAGTATATTGAGATGATGGCGTTGTTCTTTGATTTCATAGCTGCCGGAAAAATCAAGGTGAGGATCATGTTTACCCATAATATATACCAGCCCAAAAACTTGACGCGCGAGCAACTTCAAGAATCATACTTTAAGCTCTACTATCAGTTTCTCAAACACGCCTTCGGCCTCAGGTATTCTAATCCGGGTAGGGATCCCATTTATCTTCGCCTCTACTTTGATAAATTCCCGGACACCAAGGAGAAAGCAGATAAGTTCAAGGAATTCGTTTATGGCTTACAACACCTTAAAGAATTTAGGGAAGCGCACCTTCTGATACGGCGAGAAGATATCGCCGAAGTCGATTCGAAGGACCATGTCATTTTACAGTGCACGGATATTGTCCTGGGATCCATGCAGTTTCGCCTTAACGATCTCCATAAAGAAAAACCCAAAGGGCAAAGACGTAGAGCTGCCAAGACCATAGCTAAGGAGAAGCTCTACAAATACATCAATAAACGGATAAGGCAAATCCATCCCGGTTTCAATATTGGAGTATCCACGGGAACGCCAAATGGCGTTACTGATCGCTGGCATCATCCTTACAGACACTGGGAGTTTATCCCTGAGAACCACGAAGTTGACCACACTAAAAGCAAACACAAACAGGAAGGCCCCATCGCTCCTACATGA
- a CDS encoding thiamine pyrophosphate-dependent enzyme: MKVVFTRPQSLADVNTHYCPGCTHGIIHRLVAEAIDELGVAERTIGVAPVGCSVLAYNYFNVDFQEAAHGRAPAVATGIKRALPDRIVFTYQGDGDLASIGTAEIVHAANRGESITVIYVNNAIYGMTGGQMAPTTLEGQKTTTSPNGRDVNTVGYPIRVAEMLSTLVAPQYIARVAVNSPANIQKAKRAIKKAFEVQLNNNGFALVEVLSTCPTNWGLAPEKALKWLEENMIPYYPLGEFKVPKEVE, encoded by the coding sequence ATGAAGGTGGTATTCACTCGTCCCCAGTCCCTGGCCGATGTCAACACCCACTACTGCCCCGGCTGCACGCACGGCATCATTCACCGCCTGGTGGCCGAGGCCATTGATGAGCTGGGTGTGGCGGAACGTACCATCGGGGTGGCACCGGTAGGTTGTTCTGTGCTGGCGTACAACTATTTTAATGTAGACTTTCAGGAGGCCGCCCACGGGCGTGCACCGGCGGTGGCCACCGGTATTAAACGAGCCCTGCCCGATCGCATCGTTTTCACCTACCAGGGGGACGGTGACCTGGCCTCCATCGGTACAGCGGAAATCGTCCACGCCGCCAACCGAGGTGAAAGCATTACCGTCATTTATGTCAACAACGCGATCTACGGCATGACCGGCGGGCAGATGGCACCAACCACCTTAGAGGGTCAGAAAACCACCACCTCGCCTAACGGCCGGGATGTAAATACGGTGGGATATCCCATTCGCGTCGCCGAAATGCTATCTACATTGGTAGCTCCACAGTATATTGCTCGGGTAGCAGTTAACTCTCCGGCCAATATCCAAAAAGCCAAGCGTGCTATCAAAAAAGCATTTGAAGTCCAACTTAACAACAACGGCTTCGCTTTAGTAGAAGTGCTGTCGACTTGCCCCACCAACTGGGGCCTGGCGCCGGAGAAGGCCTTAAAGTGGCTGGAAGAAAACATGATTCCCTACTACCCCCTGGGTGAGTTTAAGGTTCCCAAGGAGGTGGAGTAG
- a CDS encoding helix-turn-helix transcriptional regulator codes for MVGKRLRQLRTQQGLSLRALAQKSGLSRSFICDVEHGKCGLSVASLRVLARVLGVDEGVFFERGSDRTS; via the coding sequence ATGGTCGGCAAAAGACTGCGCCAACTTAGAACACAACAAGGACTATCTTTACGTGCCCTAGCCCAAAAGAGCGGGTTGTCACGTAGCTTCATCTGTGATGTCGAACATGGCAAGTGCGGTCTATCTGTTGCCAGCCTTAGGGTTCTCGCCCGAGTACTAGGAGTGGATGAAGGAGTGTTTTTTGAAAGGGGGTCGGATCGAACCAGCTAG
- the buk gene encoding butyrate kinase: protein MHILVLNPGSTSTKLALFADDQLLMAENLSHPPAELEACGSVINQYGLRKKAVLDFLSKKNIALSSLSAVVGRGGLTKPLAGGTYQINERMLADLRSAKWGEHACNLGPILAYDLAQEAGGIPAFTVDPVVVDELDEVARISGLPELPRRSKFHALNQKAAARQAAKALARPYQELNLIVAHMGGGISVGAHKRGRVVDVNNALDGEGPMSPERSGTLPVGDLVRLCYSDRFTFQDVMRMVKGRGGLMAHLGTTDTREVQRRVEKGDEQAELVFKALAYQVAKSICALTAVFKDRPHAIVLTGGMAHSELLTSWIKERVEFLAPVLVYPGEGEMEALAQGALRVLNQEERPQIYA from the coding sequence ATGCATATCTTGGTCTTAAATCCCGGTTCCACATCCACCAAGCTGGCTTTATTTGCCGACGATCAACTTCTTATGGCTGAAAACCTGTCCCACCCGCCAGCCGAACTGGAAGCCTGTGGATCGGTGATCAACCAATACGGCCTGCGCAAGAAGGCGGTTTTGGATTTCCTCAGTAAAAAGAACATCGCTCTGTCATCGTTGTCGGCGGTAGTCGGTAGAGGAGGCCTTACCAAGCCACTGGCTGGCGGGACGTATCAGATAAACGAGCGCATGCTAGCCGATTTAAGATCGGCCAAATGGGGTGAACATGCGTGCAACTTAGGGCCGATCTTAGCTTATGATCTGGCGCAAGAGGCGGGCGGCATCCCTGCTTTCACCGTAGACCCGGTAGTGGTGGACGAGCTCGATGAGGTGGCCCGCATCTCAGGTTTGCCGGAATTACCGCGCCGCAGCAAATTTCATGCCCTAAATCAAAAAGCGGCTGCCCGTCAGGCCGCTAAGGCCCTGGCTCGTCCATATCAAGAGCTCAATCTAATCGTGGCCCATATGGGCGGCGGAATCTCTGTTGGCGCCCATAAGCGCGGCCGGGTGGTAGATGTAAACAACGCCTTGGATGGGGAGGGGCCCATGTCGCCGGAAAGAAGCGGCACTTTGCCGGTAGGCGATTTGGTCCGGCTTTGCTACAGCGACCGTTTTACCTTTCAAGATGTAATGCGGATGGTGAAAGGCCGAGGCGGCCTAATGGCTCATCTAGGGACAACTGACACCAGGGAAGTACAGCGGCGGGTGGAAAAAGGTGATGAGCAGGCTGAACTTGTTTTTAAGGCGTTAGCGTACCAGGTGGCCAAAAGCATCTGTGCTCTCACCGCCGTCTTCAAAGATAGGCCCCATGCCATAGTACTGACTGGAGGTATGGCCCACTCGGAATTACTCACTTCCTGGATTAAGGAACGGGTGGAGTTTTTGGCACCGGTGCTGGTTTATCCTGGTGAAGGGGAGATGGAAGCCCTGGCTCAAGGGGCTTTGCGCGTTCTGAACCAGGAAGAACGGCCGCAAATATATGCATAG
- a CDS encoding ketopantoate reductase family protein gives MRIAVLGAGAMGSLFGGLLAQAGEDVTLVDVWEDHIKAIKEHGLTMICDGVEENVKINAETSPAQVGPVDLVIFLVKGTHTEQAIKNATPMIQPDTRVLTLQNGLGNAEKIADVVGEDKVLFGVIDFASVLLGPGRISSELAKRTIHFKPLNNIVDDKVKQVEQVFRNARINAEISLEVERDIWRKLVINCNLNALCTVCRIRTGTLLDQGEITQSLFKDITKEIVTVAGAKGINLDFEECMDFLNDLSSKVRGHYPSMTQDLMKKRKTEIEFINGAVVREGKKHGVATPVNETLYHLITILHNTYSDQF, from the coding sequence ATGAGGATTGCTGTTCTGGGTGCAGGAGCCATGGGAAGCCTCTTCGGCGGTCTACTGGCCCAAGCAGGCGAAGACGTTACGCTGGTAGACGTTTGGGAAGACCACATTAAAGCTATTAAAGAACATGGCTTAACTATGATCTGTGATGGCGTTGAAGAAAACGTAAAGATCAATGCCGAGACCTCACCAGCCCAGGTTGGTCCTGTGGATCTAGTAATCTTCTTGGTGAAAGGGACCCATACCGAACAGGCTATTAAGAACGCCACACCGATGATTCAGCCGGATACACGTGTACTAACTTTACAGAACGGATTGGGAAATGCAGAGAAAATAGCTGATGTAGTAGGTGAGGACAAGGTCCTTTTTGGCGTAATCGACTTTGCAAGTGTACTTCTAGGACCAGGCCGCATCAGCAGTGAGCTGGCTAAACGCACGATACATTTCAAGCCTTTGAATAATATCGTCGATGACAAAGTAAAACAAGTCGAACAGGTATTTCGAAATGCAAGGATTAACGCAGAGATATCCTTAGAGGTAGAACGAGACATCTGGCGCAAGCTTGTTATTAACTGCAACTTAAACGCATTATGTACGGTATGCAGAATACGGACGGGTACGTTACTGGATCAGGGCGAAATTACCCAGTCCCTCTTTAAGGACATCACTAAAGAAATCGTTACTGTAGCTGGTGCAAAAGGTATAAACCTCGATTTTGAGGAGTGCATGGACTTTCTAAACGACCTGTCGTCCAAGGTGAGGGGACACTATCCATCAATGACGCAAGATTTAATGAAAAAGCGGAAAACAGAAATCGAATTCATTAACGGTGCTGTAGTAAGAGAAGGTAAGAAGCACGGAGTCGCGACCCCGGTAAATGAGACATTATACCACCTAATCACAATATTACACAACACGTATAGTGACCAGTTCTAG
- a CDS encoding 2-oxoacid:acceptor oxidoreductase family protein has protein sequence MQQEFIFAGFGGQGVLLMGQLLAHAAMDEGKKVSWIPSYGPEMRGGTANCTVIVSDREIGSPVASRPSCVVAMNLPSLDKFEEAVKPGGVLVINSSLATREPKRQDVTIVKVAATQVANELGNARVANMVALGAVVEVTGVVTPNGLLEALRKNLPAHRQNLLPLNKEAIEKGRSAAQK, from the coding sequence ATGCAACAGGAATTCATTTTTGCCGGTTTTGGCGGCCAGGGCGTACTACTCATGGGCCAGCTGCTGGCCCATGCGGCTATGGACGAGGGTAAGAAGGTATCTTGGATTCCTTCTTACGGGCCAGAAATGCGCGGCGGCACTGCCAACTGTACGGTAATCGTGTCCGATCGGGAGATTGGCTCGCCGGTGGCAAGCCGCCCCAGCTGTGTGGTAGCGATGAACTTGCCTTCTCTCGATAAGTTTGAAGAAGCGGTAAAGCCGGGCGGCGTACTGGTGATAAATTCTTCGCTGGCAACCCGGGAACCCAAGCGCCAAGATGTGACCATAGTTAAGGTAGCAGCCACCCAAGTGGCCAATGAATTAGGAAATGCCCGGGTGGCCAACATGGTGGCGTTAGGCGCTGTGGTGGAGGTTACTGGCGTGGTGACCCCAAACGGTCTACTGGAAGCTTTAAGGAAGAACCTGCCCGCACATAGGCAGAACCTATTGCCGCTTAACAAAGAGGCCATCGAAAAAGGACGAAGCGCTGCTCAAAAGTAG
- a CDS encoding bifunctional enoyl-CoA hydratase/phosphate acetyltransferase, which translates to MKNFQEVISQARAQGPVRVAVAQAADPEVLTAIIEAKKVGIAEGVLVGDPKGISDLLADLNEDPTTYTIVQATSSDDCAKQAVALVNSGEADVLMKGLLQTATFLRPVLDKEKGLRTGRLISHASVFEWTGKEKLLIVTDCAINITPDLQQKKSILENGIQLAQALGIETPCVAVICALELVNPDMPETLDAAALAKMADRGEIKNAVVDGPLAFDNAVSEEAAAHKGIASPVAGKVDILLMPDMKTGNVIHKSFVHCAHFKGAAVVIGARAPLIATSRSDSADTKLNSLAVANLLAHYLKK; encoded by the coding sequence ATGAAGAATTTCCAAGAAGTGATTTCCCAAGCAAGGGCTCAGGGTCCCGTGCGCGTGGCGGTGGCTCAAGCGGCTGATCCAGAAGTATTAACGGCAATCATAGAAGCAAAAAAGGTTGGTATAGCAGAGGGGGTACTGGTAGGCGATCCCAAGGGTATTTCAGACCTGCTGGCAGATCTTAACGAGGATCCAACGACCTATACCATAGTACAGGCGACCAGTTCAGACGACTGTGCCAAGCAAGCTGTGGCTTTAGTCAATTCCGGTGAGGCAGATGTACTCATGAAAGGCTTACTGCAAACAGCTACTTTCCTACGACCGGTGCTGGATAAAGAAAAGGGATTGCGAACAGGGCGTTTAATTAGCCACGCCAGTGTTTTCGAATGGACCGGAAAAGAAAAGCTGTTAATAGTAACCGACTGTGCTATTAATATCACGCCCGATCTTCAGCAAAAGAAAAGTATTCTAGAAAACGGTATTCAGCTGGCTCAAGCACTAGGCATCGAAACCCCATGCGTAGCGGTTATATGTGCACTGGAGTTAGTTAATCCAGATATGCCTGAAACTCTCGATGCCGCAGCCCTGGCTAAGATGGCCGATAGAGGTGAAATAAAGAATGCTGTTGTAGACGGGCCATTGGCTTTTGATAACGCCGTGTCAGAAGAAGCTGCCGCCCACAAGGGTATTGCCAGCCCTGTGGCAGGTAAGGTAGACATTCTTCTAATGCCTGATATGAAGACGGGGAATGTAATTCACAAGTCTTTCGTTCACTGCGCTCACTTTAAAGGTGCGGCAGTTGTCATTGGTGCCCGGGCCCCACTCATTGCCACATCCAGGAGTGACAGCGCCGACACCAAATTAAATTCCTTGGCGGTAGCCAATTTGTTGGCTCACTATTTGAAGAAGTAG